The genomic region AAACTCAACAGTTTCATTGCATAGATCTGCTTTGACATAAACCATTGAGTGTGCTTGAGGAAGGTTTTATGACGGAGTTTTCTCGCCGGAAATTTATCATAACTGCTGGTGCTTCTGCGGTTGGTTCGGTGTTTCTGAAAGGTTGTTTGGGGAATCCACCAGATTCCGTGACTGGTACTCAAACGCAACAAGTTGCAGCAGTTAATATCAGTCCAGAACAAGCACCAGAAACAACAAGAGTCAAGCTAGGATATGTCCCCATTGTTGAATCAGCCCCGCTAATTATTGCTAAAGAAAAAGGCTTTTTTGCTAAGCACGGCATGACAGAAGTGGAGCTTTCCAAACAAGCGTCTTGGGGTGCAGCAAGAGACAATGTAGAAATCGGAGCTGCCGGAGGTGGTATTGATGGTGGTCAATGGCAGATGCCAATGCCACATCTTATTAGTGAGGGCATCATCACTAAAGGGAATGCCAAAATCCCTATGTATTTGTTAGCGCAATTAAATACTCATGGGAATGGAATTGCAGTCGCATCTAAATGGGAAGGCAAGGGCATCAACTTGAAGCTGGCGCAAGGAGAACAAATTGTCAGTCAGCTTAAATCGTCAGGTAATCTCTTCAAAGCAGCACACACATTTCCTCGCGTTAACCAAGATTTTTGGATTCGTTATTGGTTAGGTGCTGGTGGTATCAATCCAGATGGAGATATTAATTTGATGCCAGTACCATCAGCTCAGACTGTTGCCAATATGAAAACGGGAACAATGGATGCCTTCAGTACTGGCGATCCTTGGCCTTACCGAATTGTTAAAGACAAAATTGGCTATATGGCAGCTTTGACGGCAGAAATTTGGAAGAATCACCCTGAAGAATACTTAGCCATTAGAGCAGACTGGGTTGATAAAAATCCCAAAGCCACCAAAGCTTTGCTAAAAGGTGTCATGGAAGCCCAGCAGTGGTTAGATAATTTTGATAACCGTGAGGAAGCAGCAAAAATTCTGGCTGGGCGCAATTATTTCAATCTGCCAGTAGAAATTCTGACCGAACCATTTCAAGGAAAATACGAAATGGGTGACGGACGCACCATTAACGATCGCTCGATGGCAGCGTTGTACTGGAAAGACGAAAAAGGTAGCGTTTCCTATCCCTACAAGAGTCACGACCTTTGGTTCTTCACAGAAAGCGTCCGCTGGGGCTTTTTACCACCAGACACCCTGACAAAAGCCAA from Chroococcidiopsis sp. SAG 2025 harbors:
- a CDS encoding CmpA/NrtA family ABC transporter substrate-binding protein is translated as MTEFSRRKFIITAGASAVGSVFLKGCLGNPPDSVTGTQTQQVAAVNISPEQAPETTRVKLGYVPIVESAPLIIAKEKGFFAKHGMTEVELSKQASWGAARDNVEIGAAGGGIDGGQWQMPMPHLISEGIITKGNAKIPMYLLAQLNTHGNGIAVASKWEGKGINLKLAQGEQIVSQLKSSGNLFKAAHTFPRVNQDFWIRYWLGAGGINPDGDINLMPVPSAQTVANMKTGTMDAFSTGDPWPYRIVKDKIGYMAALTAEIWKNHPEEYLAIRADWVDKNPKATKALLKGVMEAQQWLDNFDNREEAAKILAGRNYFNLPVEILTEPFQGKYEMGDGRTINDRSMAALYWKDEKGSVSYPYKSHDLWFFTESVRWGFLPPDTLTKAKAIIDKVNREDLWREAAKELGVAAADIPTSTSRGVETFFDGVKFDPENPAAYLKSLKIKKA